The following DNA comes from Flammeovirgaceae bacterium.
TTGGTTTGTTGACAGCTCAATGGGTGATTATCTTGTTGCCAGCATGGATGTTTTGGCGGGTCGCGATGACGGCTAATTGTTTGCGCTCCATTTGCGGAAAGCGGCAGGCATGCAATTCCCACAAGGTCGATACCCTGATTGAATGGCTTCTTTTTCATTTGCAAAGAAAACCCGGTTGCGCTGGTGCATACGCTTGCCGGATGGGCAACCTAGTAAACCATAAATTTTCAAACGAGCATTTCCCGCAAGGGTAATGGCACCCGACT
Coding sequences within:
- a CDS encoding metal-binding protein, which encodes MMRHSDITKSELSPQIKSGAITLAGNARLKIYGLLGCPSGKRMHQRNRVFFANEKEAIQSGYRPCGNCMPAAFRKWSANN